In Felis catus isolate Fca126 chromosome A3, F.catus_Fca126_mat1.0, whole genome shotgun sequence, a single genomic region encodes these proteins:
- the LOC109498201 gene encoding uncharacterized protein LOC109498201: protein MARERGVRRGGNASQAKRGTSLPSSMPLHPAFKLPPRSLNQVMFLVRSHGPRACWDPKMEGKVCRDFKAFPRSSCLRRRGAAQAPLLRAPTLALTTRLAVAARVPSALRAPSSRSRAPRAAQGLGNRIHQEASLVHHKAHPSGSKGRGPKAPQEISFHNLLRRPGVASSPGTKSAVPLHLTFLLRWGGYRKLLEVPEPPPPPTPKVPWALSKDPSSQARGPGQDPVHCRTQRATAF from the coding sequence ATGGCACGGGAGAGGGGCGTGAGACGAGGGGGAAATGCCAGCCAGGCCAAGCGGGGCACATCACTACCCAGTTCCATGCCACTCCACCCGGCGTTCAAGCTCCCACCCCGGAGCTTGAATCAAGTCATGTTTTTAGTGCGTTCACATGGGCCAAGGGCCTGCTGGGATCCTAAAATGGAAGGGAAAGTTTGCAGAGACTTTAAAGCTTTCCCGAGGAGTTCCTGCCTAAGGCGTCGGGGTGCAGCCCAAGCCCCCTTGCTGCGGGCCCCGACCCTGGCACTCACGACCCGCCTGGCGGTCGCTGCCCGGGTCCCAAGTGCCCTCCGAGCCCCAAGCTCTCGGAGCCGCGCTCCCAGAGCCGCGCAGGGGCTCGGGAACAGAATCCATCAAGAAGCCTCTCTAGTCCACCACAAAGCACACCCGAGCGGTTCCAAGGGAAGGGGGCCCAAAGCGCCCCAGGAGATATCTTTCCACAACCTTCTGCGGAGACCCGGGGTCGCCTCGTCTCCAGGGACGAAGTCAGCAGTCCCCTTACACTTGACTTTCTTGTTGCGGTGGGGAGGATATAGGAAGCTACTGGAGGTGCcggagccgcccccccccccaacccccaaagtgccctgggctctgagcaAAGACCCGTCCTCACAAGCACGCGGTCCAGGCCAGGACCCTGTGCACTGTAGGACGCAGAGGGCCACGGCGTTCTAA